AGtcttgcatgaattaatatccttGGTAGTTGTATACGTGAAGTTAATACTTCTTTCTTCATCTATCCGGACCCGGATATATCTGACATTTCATCCATTCATAGTCTATCTGATCTTCAACAACATgcaacatatatataaatatattaatctGTAAAATTGTTCTGATTTCCCTTTACGTGATGTTCCATAAAAATGATAATTAATGTGCCTGCATTTGCTCTTTGGGTAGAAGTTTCTATTTGATTACCCTAAATGAAGAGCGCATATGGTTTCCATAGATTTACTTGATTGCAGAATAGTGAGCTTTTGCATTTGAGTTGTTCTCAGTATGGCACTTTGTTACTTGATTATGATTTGTTCAGGTTCTGGTTGATCTTTTCCGTCATGACTTGCGCTTGTGGACAGCATACAGCAGAACTCTTCAGGTTTGAGCTTGCTCTTCATTTCCTTTTAGTGCCGCAATTTTCCGATTGTCGTATCTTCCtaacatttttattatattacagTCCCATCCTTCATTCCATAATTACCTTGATCTCCTTGATGTGTTGGAAGAGCAACTTGCTTCTGTATCAGATCAGGACATACAGAATGGGCCTGCCGCCTCGTCTGATCACTCATCCGAGTAACTGTCACTACTCTTCTCAGTGGTGCCTCTGTAATTTATATTTATACTCGATGATCTGAAGCGCTCCAGAAGAAAAGACAATCCGATGTCCCCCATGCCTTGGTAGACGAGGAGAAGGAAGGTTTTGTTAAAAATGTAAATAGCATAACGTAAGCTTCTGGAGTGGATTTTTTCCATTTAATAAGATGTtaggatattttttttcttatgttgAGAGTAATAGCTACACACTACCTCGGCTTTTGATGCATGAAATGGGCATGTATATTTTGTTTGTGTTCTTCTCTATCCCAAATTTGTTCTCATGAGAGAAATGCTGTTGAGTACTCAAAAATTCTCTTTTTTTCTGTCTTCTATAATATGTTGTCCCTATTAACATTGACATCGGTCACAAGTCATATACTTACGGCAACTTGACAGAATGCATTAGAAGGAAAATGATGATTATTTTTCTTGTGTTTTGTCCATTTCTACAATGTCGAAAGTATGACTTATATATCTACAAATATTTCAGTCTGATTTGTAACTGCATCATTTCGtaggaatcatgatggtattgcacaGTTCCAAAGCCTTCATCATCCAGGAAAAAGTGGCCATCTTTTTTGTCTTTATTTTACGGTTTATCTACGATTTAAGACAACGATAGCCAAATAATCGTTGCATCATTCTTACGGCATGCTGTGACCTTACATTTGATGAATGGTGGTTATTACTTGTCCTTGTCGTCGATGCAGTCTTAGCAATCCAAGGACGGATAAGGACCGTTCATGGCATTTTAAAGGTCACCCTCATTCTTTGTTTTGGCAACATTATTGACTTAACCATCATGTTTCCATCCGCAGCATTGAGCTCCATTCACATAATTGGAGTAAGCGCGACTACAATTATGAACGCCATTTTAGATGTTTCATACGCCATCAATAGATCCCACTAAAGCACAAATCTTAAAGTGCTTACTCGTGGATGTTTCCATCCCCCTCGTTGTTCCATGCCCATTAGCGGGACCCGAACCCATTGTGTCGGACCCGAATCCACATTTGGCCCTCGATGTATGCGGATCCAGCGGTTTCGCTTCGGATCAAATCGCTTTCAGTATCTGTTTTTGAAAACAAATTTAGTATCGCGGAACCAGGAAAACGCTGCCGAACAGTCTTTATGTTTTGTACCAACCCACGTGATGGCCAATCCTCACACACACACAGTCACAGGCACGCCCTTTTCTTTACATTCTCTCTCCCTTCTCCCCccgtctcctctccctcttccttatGAGGgtacgagaggaggaggaggaggaggaggaagcccgCGATGCAAGCACGAGTCCCCGATCCGACCCCGTCTCCAAACCCTGACCCCAACCGCGTTCTCCCTCCCAATGCGGCCCCCTTAGCAGCAGCGGCCGCCGGAGCTCGGCCCTCCATGTTGCCCGGCGTCAACCCCGCACCCTGCGCCCTGCCGCGCGGCTCCCACCACCGGCGGGCCAGATCCGAGCTCGCATTCCGTGTTCCCGACGACCTCGAcgtccgcggcggcggcggcggcgatccgATGGCGGCGGCCGGGAGCGTCGACGAGATCGGCTCTGAGGATGATCTTTTCTGCACGTTCATGGACATTGAGAAGATCGGGTGCAAGTTGGAGGCCAGCGCGTCCGGGTCGGAGGGCGGAGACTGCGCGGATCCGGCGGCGGAGAGCTCCGGATGTGGCGAGGAGAGGAAGATCGGCGATGCCTCCGGAGCGGCGGCTTCGAAGCCCAAGCATCGACATAGCAGTTCAGTGGATGGATCTTCAATGACGTCGTCAGCGACGATGAAGAGGGAGGGAGTGTTCGGAGAGGTGATGGAAGCCAAGAAGGCCATGACGCCTGGGCAGCTTGCGGAGCTGGCCGTCATTGATCCTAAGCGAGCTAAAAGGTGAAAACCCTTATagtttctcttaaacaaaat
This Musa acuminata AAA Group cultivar baxijiao chromosome BXJ1-2, Cavendish_Baxijiao_AAA, whole genome shotgun sequence DNA region includes the following protein-coding sequences:
- the LOC135609209 gene encoding transcription factor RF2b-like — its product is MQARVPDPTPSPNPDPNRVLPPNAAPLAAAAAGARPSMLPGVNPAPCALPRGSHHRRARSELAFRVPDDLDVRGGGGGDPMAAAGSVDEIGSEDDLFCTFMDIEKIGCKLEASASGSEGGDCADPAAESSGCGEERKIGDASGAAASKPKHRHSSSVDGSSMTSSATMKREGVFGEVMEAKKAMTPGQLAELAVIDPKRAKRILANRQSAARSKERKARYISELERKVQTLQTEATTLSAQLTLYQRDTTGLSAENAELKLRLQAMEQQAQLRDALNEALKQEVQRLKLATGEISKPDETYDIGLQNMHYSPSFFTLPQQPAVHHQAIQLQHQFQQPQSGISAHQMLSHPNNLPDVFQQDPLGRLQGLDINKGSHVVKSESSSVSVSESSSNF